The segment ATCTCACCACCCACTTCTAGTTTTTCCGTAGGTAAATCCACAAAATGAATATTAAAACCCGAATCTCGTGTCGAAGTTTCGTCCACCGTATTCCATGCATCAACAGTCCAACAAACTTTCGCTTGCGCCTTTAACTCAATTTTCAAAATTTTGCCTGCCGGCAAAAAAGCACAGGCATGATCAAATCGCCATTGAAAAAAAGGGCTAATCACCTTATCAATCTGGTAACGCTTAACAGGCTGAGGCGGCATATCGAAAACTTTCCTCTCCCGAATCGAGCGCAATAGTTTGATATACTCAGCATGCGCCCAAACCAAAGGCATAGCAGATCCGGAAGGATGGCCATTGAATAATTCTCTTTCAGGAATATCCGGCCCATCCCAAATCTGTTCTGGGAAAAAACCTCCGGGACTGGTTTGAGCTGACATGACCTTCAATAAGTGCTCAACTTCTTTAAAATTCTTTGCAGCAATTTCATAATGAGCGCGCTCCCCTGTTAATAAAGGCCAGCCTCGACCCTTACCGCTACCATCATAAGGACTACCATCATCATGCTCACCATAACCATCGTAACGATAACGATGCCATACCGGACCTGTAGCAGTTTCGGTTTTTAAGAAATGATCAACCACTTTGATCGTATTCACAATCCGCGGATCATTCGCAGCCCGCAAACCAAAATGCACCAGACCCAAAAAATCTGGACTGACCACATCAACTGTCCGAAATTCTTTTTCTCCGTCAGTTAAGTTTTTAATCGGAATGACATCATCATGAATAGAATTTAATTCCACTACTTTAGGTGAACTGATCCATACATAATACCCATCCACTTCCATTTCTTGAGCTATTGAAGTATTGGCAGCATAAGTCCATTGCTCAATATTCGTATTCCAAATATCAGCAATTTGTCGAAGATACTCAGCAGCATGATCCTCACCAACTTCTTCAGCAAAATCAGCAGCCGCCAACAACGCTGCCACTTCTGTAGCCAGAGTAAAAGGTGAAAAGCCCGTGTTCCTTTCCCATCGATCCTGCATCGTAGCCGGACCGCTAAAAATAATAAATTGAGCCGCCTGTCGAATCATCGGCCATATCTCGAGATCACCTAATCCGCGATAACGACGCAAAAGATCGGCCAATAAAATTACAAAAGCCGTTTCATCCATTTGAATCCCATGCCAAAAAGACTTCCCATTTAACCACATATTTTGTGGCCAATGACCATCCGCTTCTTGAGTGCACATCAAATAAAATAAAGTGTCGCGAGCATCTTCAACATTACCCGCTGCCAAAAAAGCCGTTGCCGCTTCCACTTGATCACGAGCCCAAACCAAATGATAACCTCCAATATTTTTATCCTGACGAGCATCACCCCACGGTATGGATAAACTCGCAATAATGCCGCCCTCAAATTTCTTCCCTTTATGCGTCTCCAAAACCGCCGTACTGACTCGATACAAATTAAAGGCATCCTTTTTGTGAGAACCCAAATTGCGACACCGACACTGATTTTGAAATTGCTTCCATTGAGAAATATAGGCTTGCATCATTTCATCGAAATCAAAAAGAAGAGAAGCCCGCGCTTCTTGACCCGCTTCATAATGATCTGACCCTAATCCCAAAACAATCACGCATTCTCCTTCGGATCTTTTCCAGTCAACTTCAGCCACCAACGCAATATTTCCATCTTTAACTTCAGGATAATACTGAGTTAGCTTTTTATGTTTTTGTAAATCCTGCCAACCATCACTAGCACCCACGTAACCACAACTTCTCCCCAGCCAGGGCACCGAACAAGCCAAAGCAAGTGCTGTATCATTATATTGAGCAAATAACATAGGTACACCTTTATAATCCCCCAACCATCCATTATTTCCACTGCCTTGATTATCTAGATGAGGCGCTAAAAGAGCATACAAATGGTAATCAGCGACGTTTCCCTGCAAGGGTTCAAATTTGATTTTTTGCACTAGAACATCTCGCTGCGGATCAGTAATGATAATTTTAGTGATGCGGTAGCGATTTTGACAACAGGTATTAACCAAGCGATAACCCGCGACACCCTCACCCAGAGGTTCAATGCAATGTGCAGTGTGACGTTTTTCTTCAGAAAAAAACTCTTTTCCATCCGTTACAATAAAACCAAAATCACGCGTATTAGCCTGATCTAGTGAGGGAAAATAAATTTCATTTAAAATACCATGAGAAATCGTAAACCAAACCCGACTGGGATTCGCGATAGCAGTGCCTACCCCCGCTTTAGCGCTCGAAGTCCAGGTGGGAGCCAAACCCGGATAGCCCGGGGGTGTGGAAGTAAGATCCATGTTCATATTATTTTCGCGTTAAATAATCAGTAAGAGAAAGAACGACTAAAAGAGTTAGCCAAAAAAACCCAATCCCCACAAATATCCAAATCAACTTTCCGTAATAACGGACATGCATGAAATAAAGAAGAATCAATAAAGCTTTTAATGATGCGATCAAAAGAGCAATGATCGGATTCAAAATCCCAAAATGAATATAAGACACACCCACCGTTAACCCCAACAAACCTAAGAGCGCAAAAAAAGTGCGACCATAAATTTTTTGAGAAACAATGTTTTCTTTCATAAAATCATCTCACTAAATACAAAAGGGGAAACAAAAAAACCCAAACAATATCCACAAAATGCCAATAAAGTCCCGCAATCTCGACAGGCATATGTTTTTCCAGTGGCAAATAATTTCTCCAAAAAAGAAAAAACATAATCCACAACACCCCAATGCCAATTAAGACATGCAAGGCATGTAAACCTGTCATAGAAAAATATAACCAGAAAAAAAGTTCTGCAATCTTTGGAGAAGCGCCATGATACTTAAAACTCACCCCTGGAACATGATATTCACGAAATTTTTCATAATATTCATACCCTTTAATGCCTAAAAAAATGCATCCCAAAAAACTGGTCAAAAGTAAAAAAAACATCAACGTTTTGCGTCGCTTTACCTTCACAGCATGCAATGCCAACGCCATCGTAAAACTGCTGCATAATAATATGCCCGTATTCAGCGCGCCAAAAAAAACTCCTAAAGAATGGCTCGCATCAATAAAAATCTTGCTATAAAGCAATCGATAAATGGCATAAGTGGCAAACAACCCACCAAAAAACATAATTTCTGTCGCCAAAAAAACCCACATCCCCAACACAGAAGTTTCTCGTTGCTGCTCTAAATCTTCAAACTGATGTGCCAACAAAATTTTATCTGACATGCATTACCTTTCTAAGCGTTTTTTCACTCGTCAATAGAGGATAAGCATGCGTTTGTTCTGTTACGATCGGCGTTTGCTCAAAATTATATTGCGAAGGTGGCGAAGCCGTTTGCCATTCCAACCCTCGAGCATCCCAAGGATTCATGGACGCCTTTTTCCCAAACCATAGTGACCATAAAAAATAAAAAATGGGCAAAACATATCCCACTCCCAAAATAGAAGCGCCTGCTGTGGAAAGAACATTATAAATTTGAAATTCCGCCGCATAAGCGTGATAACGACGCGGCATACCCAAGTAACCTGCGATAAATTGCGGAAAAAAAGTAAGATTAAATCCAATAAAAGTAATTAAAGCACTTAACTGACCCATTTTTTCGGGATAAAGTCGACCCGTTATCTTAGGCCACCAATAATGTAATCCCCCCATAAAAGCCAACACCATCCCGCCTACCATAATATAATGGAAATGCGCGATCACAAAATAAGTATCGGTCACATGCACATCCACCCCAAGCGTCGCTAAAAAAATCCCCGTC is part of the Verrucomicrobiia bacterium genome and harbors:
- a CDS encoding cytochrome C oxidase subunit IV family protein, yielding MKENIVSQKIYGRTFFALLGLLGLTVGVSYIHFGILNPIIALLIASLKALLILLYFMHVRYYGKLIWIFVGIGFFWLTLLVVLSLTDYLTRK
- a CDS encoding glucan 1,4-alpha-glucosidase, with product MDLTSTPPGYPGLAPTWTSSAKAGVGTAIANPSRVWFTISHGILNEIYFPSLDQANTRDFGFIVTDGKEFFSEEKRHTAHCIEPLGEGVAGYRLVNTCCQNRYRITKIIITDPQRDVLVQKIKFEPLQGNVADYHLYALLAPHLDNQGSGNNGWLGDYKGVPMLFAQYNDTALALACSVPWLGRSCGYVGASDGWQDLQKHKKLTQYYPEVKDGNIALVAEVDWKRSEGECVIVLGLGSDHYEAGQEARASLLFDFDEMMQAYISQWKQFQNQCRCRNLGSHKKDAFNLYRVSTAVLETHKGKKFEGGIIASLSIPWGDARQDKNIGGYHLVWARDQVEAATAFLAAGNVEDARDTLFYLMCTQEADGHWPQNMWLNGKSFWHGIQMDETAFVILLADLLRRYRGLGDLEIWPMIRQAAQFIIFSGPATMQDRWERNTGFSPFTLATEVAALLAAADFAEEVGEDHAAEYLRQIADIWNTNIEQWTYAANTSIAQEMEVDGYYVWISSPKVVELNSIHDDVIPIKNLTDGEKEFRTVDVVSPDFLGLVHFGLRAANDPRIVNTIKVVDHFLKTETATGPVWHRYRYDGYGEHDDGSPYDGSGKGRGWPLLTGERAHYEIAAKNFKEVEHLLKVMSAQTSPGGFFPEQIWDGPDIPERELFNGHPSGSAMPLVWAHAEYIKLLRSIRERKVFDMPPQPVKRYQIDKVISPFFQWRFDHACAFLPAGKILKIELKAQAKVCWTVDAWNTVDETSTRDSGFNIHFVDLPTEKLEVGGEIEFTFYWLRSDRWEGKNFKIQVR
- a CDS encoding cytochrome c oxidase subunit 3 encodes the protein MSDKILLAHQFEDLEQQRETSVLGMWVFLATEIMFFGGLFATYAIYRLLYSKIFIDASHSLGVFFGALNTGILLCSSFTMALALHAVKVKRRKTLMFFLLLTSFLGCIFLGIKGYEYYEKFREYHVPGVSFKYHGASPKIAELFFWLYFSMTGLHALHVLIGIGVLWIMFFLFWRNYLPLEKHMPVEIAGLYWHFVDIVWVFLFPLLYLVR